TCGACGTGGAGGTCATCCGGATGGACGGTCGTCTCCTCGACAGGCTGCGGGAGGTCGTCTAAGGTGAGTTCGTTGGTCATGGTCAGTCCGTCTGGCCGTACGGTAGGTCAGACCGGCCGGGGGAGTCTCGCTCGCTCCCGTGTGGTGTGATGAGACCGAGGGCGCGGGCGCAGGGGAAACAGAGCGACTCACCCTGCACCGTGCGCACGGGCGGATCGTAGAGGTCCGACCCGACGCAGTTGTCGGCGGCGCCGGAGGAGCAGGTCCACATCAGTCGTCCTCGTCCGACCGGTCGCCGCCGGCGGAGATGGTGATGCCGTCGAGGATGCGCTCGACCTCGATCCCCCACATCCGCCCGAGGATGAGGAAGACGACCGAGGTGACGCCGACGACGATCTCGTAGCGCGGCGGGTCCGCATGGGTGAACATCGGCCCGAGGACGATCCCGGCCCAGACCGCGAACAGCGTCAGCGTGGCGACGGTCCGGTCGAGTGATTCATCGTCGGGCATCAGTGCTCTCCCCAGACAGACGAGTTCGATTTTCGCGCGATCCATCGGGTCTTCGTGGCGTGGTTTGACGGACATGGCATTTCTCAGCTCTCGAGGTCAGACGACGGCGCCGAGGAGGAAGCCGAGGGCCAGCCCGCCGAGGGCGTAGTGGGGCTCCTGGCGGACGTCCTCGGCGATCTTCGCGCTCGAGAGCGTGGGGCCGCGGTTGGCGCCGAATGCGAGCGCGACGATGGCCCCGACATAGCGGAGGTCGCCGGTCGCACTGGCCGCGGCACCGACGCCGATCCCGATGCCGGCGGCGTGGCTCTCGGCGTGGTAGCTCAGGAAGCCGTCGCGGTCGTACGTGTCCTCGCTCGGGGCGCCTGCCTCGCGGACGAGGCGGACGAGTCGGCTCAGAACAGTGGGGTCATCTCTCTCAGACATGAATATCACCGGGACCGGGCCTCGCGAACGGCGAGTTTAGTTGCCCGCCGGAAGATTTCCGTGTCGAATCCCTGGATCGCGTCGACGGACTTCAGCTGGCGAACTGCGCGTCGGAGTTTCGCACCGCTCGCCTCGACGCCGGCCTCCTCGAGCCGGCGGAGCAGCGGCGTCGTCAGCCGCAGCGCCTGGACCTTCGTGAGGGTGTCGTCGTCGGCCCAGCAGCCGATCCGGCCGCAGGTCCGACAGGTCGTCCGCGGGATCGAGACCTCGAGTTCGCCGTAGTCGTCGTGGCTCTCGGTGTCGGGTTCGAGCGTGGCATGTGCGGTGCGGTGGTGGTCCTGGACATCATGATCAGTCGCACCAAACGAGACCGTGTACGCGTCGACGTGTTTGATACGCTCAAAACAACCGTTGCAGCATTCGGGATTGTGCCAGACGACGCGGTCGAATGCTCGTGCTGCCGAGATGGACCCAGTGCCGTTCTCACTCGGTGAGGGTGCTGTCGTACTCATAGCAGAAAAGCGTCGCTCCAGGGCGGACGGAGTCATCGCCGGCGACCCTCGCGGCCGGGGTCACCGACTCACCGCCCTGTCGCGAACAGGCTATCTATCACGTCGGCGACCGGAGGTAATAAGGATGTGCGCGACCGCGGTATTCGCGGTCGTTGCTCTGAGGCACACGATTTCAGGCGCTTCAGGATTTTTCAGCGAGTTCGACGTGAACGAAACGGAGGTCGTCGCTAGCCCGATCACGTCGGACGACCGCTTCGGCCTCGAGTCGGGCGAGCGCCTCGTCGACGGTCCGCTCGGGGAGGCCAGTCCGATCGAGGAGCTCATCCCGACCGGCGGTGCCCCCAGCGTCTTCGAGGACGTAGACGACGTAGCGCGCACTCGGCGGGAGATCGGCATCGGCATCGGAACCGAGGTCGATGTCGTCATCGTCGCGATCGTCGGGGGCGCTCGCGTTCACGTCCATGGGGTTCGTTTCGTGTCGAGAGCCGCCGCTGGTCGAACCGTGGCGAACACGGCGCCGAGTGGCCGGTCGACGAGGTCAATCACCTGGATCAGGCGGGGCCCGCCAGTCCCAAATCGGCGTACTGTCACTGCTGGAACTGTTCGTTACCGCCTGGTCGGCGCCATCACCCCTGACAGGGTCGCGAATCGCAAGGGCCCACCTACTAGAGTCACTATAGGGGGGAGTTTGCGACTCCTGAACGTCACAGACCCCTGAATGTGCCAGCCCGGAGGCACTATACAGCGTTGCACCGTTCGCGCCCTCGCCTTCGACTTTCTGGATCGCCGGCGGTCCGAACTCGTCGTCGGCGAGGCGCTCGAGCGTCTCGTAGACGTGTTGTTTCGAGCAACCGACAGCGTCGGCGATCTCCCGCGCCGTCCGCGACCGTCGGCTCGACCGGAGTTCCTCGACGATCGCCTCCTGGAGGTCGGTGAACACCCACTCGACGCCCGGCACCTGGACGTCGGCGAACCCTGGCGGGATCGCGTCGGTCCGGACGAACACCGTCGCTGTGACGTCGGGATCGGTCGGGTCGCGTGCATACCGTCCGGCGGCCTGGGCGATGTGGTTCTCGCGAACGCTCGCGAGGATCTCCTGAGCCGTCTCGGCGTCCTCGCCCTCGAAGCCGCGCCCGCGGGCGCGGTACTCTTCGCCGGCATCGTCGACGGCGAGCTCGGGTTCGGCCTCAAGACCGAGTTCGGCGAGCAGGTCGAGGACGTAGTCGTCGCCGGGATCCATGCAGCCGTTGACGAGGCCGACGCGCTCGGTCGCGAAGTCGTTGCGCGACTTCTCCTCGCCGAAGTGCATGAGTTCGGGCCGGTGACAGCCGGCGTCCTCCATCAGCTCCTCAAGGCGACCCTCGACCTGTGCGGTCGTGATCGCCGTCCGGAACTGGGCGCCGTACTCGTCGACGAGGTGTTCGAGCAGGACCTCGAGCTTGGCCTCGTTGAGCCACTCCAGCGCCTTCTCGCCCGAGAGGGGTCGGGTAGCATCACCGACCTGGACGACGCGGAGGCCGCGTTCGTACCGGCGCCAGAGCTGCCGCTCTTTGGGGTCGAGGACACGCTTGGTCTTGATCCACGGGACGGTGTTCGCCTGCCAGAGCGGCACCGCGGGGTGGGCGTCCAGCCCGATCAGCGAGCGGGCGGCGCCGAAGTCGGGGACGACCCGGACCGAGTGGACGTCGTTGTTCTCGTCGAGGACGACCGAGACCCACTCACGATTCCACTCATCGTCATCGCGAACGCCGGCCTCGAGCCGCGGGGGCTCGTGCATCGTCTTCCCGAAGCGGCGGCCGTTCGCACGCTCCTCGGCACGGAAGATCGCCCGCGCCAGCGCCGGTGCGAGCGTGTGGGCGTCCGGCTCTTCGAAGTACCAGTCACGGTCGGGCTCCTGATAGAGCGCATCCTCGAGAGCGTCGCGCTCGTTCGCCGCATCACCCTCGTAGCCCTCGTGCCGGGAGAGTTGGATGAACGCCTCCCACGTCGAGACGGGCGCGTCGATCTCGCGGAGGTAGGCGCCGACGGCCCGCCGGATGCGCTCGGTCGAGAGGTCCGCTTCGAACGTCGGCTCCTCGTCGACGACGATGTTGTTGTGCATCCGCAGTCCGGGCGCGTACGCGAAGTTGTGCGTCGCGATGACGAGCGGCCACGTCTCGCGCTCGTCGCCCGGCGGCCCCTCACGGAAGGTATCCCACTGCGAGATCGCGGGGCAGACCGACGGCGTCTCCTCGAAGTCACCCGTTTCTTCGTCGTAGTGAGTCTCGCCTGAACAGCACGGGAGCTTCGTCTGCTGGTCGTTGTGATCCTCGAGGTAGCGGTGGGCCGTCGAGAACGGGATGCCCTGCCCGTCGCACTTCGCGTCGAGCCACTCGCTCGCGGGCTCGCCGTCGATCGTAATCTCGGCGTCGTACTCGCCGGCGGCAACGGGACAGGCTTCGCGACGGCCGAGGAGGACGTGGTACTGCCCCCCGTGTTCTTCAGCGACGGCGACGGCCTCGTCGCGAGCGTCGCGCGTCTCCAGGAGGTGGACGACCGGCCGCCCGTCGGTGAGCTCGCTGCGGGCGCCCCACCGCGTCGCGGCGATTGTATGCGACTTCCCGAGCGACGTCGGCGCGTCGATCACGCGGTCGTCTTCGTTGCGCATCACCGCGGCGATCGTCTCGAACAGCCGGTCGCGAGCCTCGTCCGTCGACGGCCAGTTGAGCCCCCGCTTGCGTGCGTAGCGCCGACGGTCAGCAGGCTCGAGCGCATCCAGTTGGCCGATCGGGAGTGCCGAGACCGCCCGCCCATCGCTGTCCGTTTGATACTCGTCCTCGGAGGCGGGCTGGTACTTCGGGATGGCGAAGCCGAGGTCGCGGAGGTGGTCGATCCCCCTCCACCAGCGGTCGCCGGTCGCCCGTCTGGGCGAGGCGTTCTCCGGGTGCATCTCGCCGGCGTCGATGAGCGCCATGACGACGGGCCCCCCGTACCCACCTTTCGACCCGGTGTCGAGCCAGCGCTCGGCGTTGACGATGTTCGCACGGCCGTTCGAATTCGGCCCCCAAGTGGGGTAGAACGCCCGCTCGCCGGCGCTGGTCGCGACGTCGTCGTTCCACCGGTGGACGATCGTCCGTTCGGCGACCGCCTGAGCGTCGAGGCGGTCGAGGGCAGCGAAGACGTCGCGGATGTCGTCGGTCGTCTCGTCGACGTCGGTCGCGACCGGCTCGTAGTCGTCGAGGTCGAGCGTCTCGCGTGCCGGCGGTGCTTCGCGCTCGGGTGCGGCCTTCGCGACCTCGCCGGTGGCCTCGAGGATCGGTTCGAGGATGTCGGCGTTCCATTCGCGGACCTCGTTGGGAGTCCCGGGGACGTGCTCGCCGGTCGCGACGCAGACACGCTTGCCCGGGTAGATCTCGATGCTCGGGAGGTCCTCGTTCTCACCCCACGGCTCGGTGGCGAGCTCCCAACTGGCCTGCTTGACCCCCTCGGGGAGGTCGCCGCGGTACATCGCGTGGACGCCTGTCCCGCTCGTCGAGACGTCGGCGTAGGTCGCACCGAGGTGTTCGAGCATCGCAACGAACGCCGGGTGGACCTCTCCGGTCTCGGGACAGCGGACGTCGTCACCGTCGACGTAGACATACGGATCGTCTTCCTGCTGGAGGAACGCCCGGCCGTCGAGGCGGGGATCGACTTCGGCCATCGCGATGGTCTCGCCGTCGACGTAGTTCTCCTCGAGACCCCACTTCCAGCGGGCGTCCTCGTCGGGATCAGCGTCCGGATGGTCGCGATCGGCCCACGGCGCAAACGGCTTCTTCTCGACGTGGCCCATCCACTGCTCGCGCTCGAGCAGTTCGTCGGGCCACACTCCCGAGATGGGGTTCGCGAAGTCGGCGTCGGCCCACTCGTCGAACCGCGTGCGCAGGTCCGTATTCGACCGCGGTCGCGACCCTCTTATGCGATTCCGCGGTCTGGTATTTGACGCTTCGTCCGAGTCGGCGCTGTCGCCATCGACGAGCTCGCGGACGGCGGCAGGCGGCGCGCCGATTGCGCCGGCGATCTCCGGGATCGACGCGTCGGGGTTGCCCTCAAGGTACTGCTCGACCTGAACCTCGAGAGGGAGTTCGTCCGTCACGCTGACCACCCCCAGTCATCGAGTGTTGTCTGGCCCTCGACGGCGGGCCGATCGGGTTCCTCGTCAGGCTCAGGGACTGGGACATTCTTGGCACGTTCCGTCCCGTCCGGTTCGGGCTCGGTCGCGTAGACGACGTCCTCGGCCTCCTCGTCGAGTTCCGGCCGTTCGGTGATATACTGGTAGGAGGCGTCGATCGCGTCGCCGGCGTACGATCGGCGACCGATCATGTGCGACCACCCGGGAAGTGAAGTTCA
The Salinilacihabitans rarus DNA segment above includes these coding regions:
- a CDS encoding MarR family transcriptional regulator, yielding MDVNASAPDDRDDDDIDLGSDADADLPPSARYVVYVLEDAGGTAGRDELLDRTGLPERTVDEALARLEAEAVVRRDRASDDLRFVHVELAEKS